A stretch of the Rhinoderma darwinii isolate aRhiDar2 chromosome 3, aRhiDar2.hap1, whole genome shotgun sequence genome encodes the following:
- the LSM1 gene encoding U6 snRNA-associated Sm-like protein LSm1: protein MLIFRYLCAGGYFFSQDGEVSGRLLDAVSGVRFCPKQGEGERMNYMPGTASLIEDIDKKHLVLLRDGRTLIGYLRSIDQFANLVLHQTVERIHVGKKYGDIPRGIFVVRGENVVLLGEIDLEKESDTQLLQVSIEEILEEQRVEQQSKQEAEKMKVQALKERGLSIPRADTLDEY, encoded by the exons ATGCTTATATTTCGCTACCTGTGCGCCGGaggttattttttttcccaagatGGCGAAGTTTCCGGTCGGCTGCTTGACGCGGTGTCCGGTGTGAGGTTTTGCCCCAAGCAGGGGGAGGGCGAGAGAATGAATTATATGCCGGGGACCGCAAGCCTCATAGAGGATATTGACA AAAAACACTTGGTCTTACTCCGAGATGGGAGAACTCTTATTGGTTACTTGAGAAGCATTGACCAGTTCG CTAATCTTGTTCTACACCAGACTGTGGAGAGGATACACGTTGGGAAGAAATATGGAGATATTCCCAGGGGGATTTTTGTTGTACGAGGAGAAAACGTGGTTCTTCTTGGAGAGATA GACCTGGAGAAGGAGAGCGACACACAATTACTTCAAGTCTCCATTGAGGAGATCTTAGAGGAACAGCGTGTGGAACAGCAAAGCAAACAGGAGGCGGAGAAGATGAAGGTGCAGGCCCTGAAGGAGCGAGGCCTGTCCATTCCTCGAGCAGACACCCTGGATGAGTACTGA